Sequence from the Microplitis demolitor isolate Queensland-Clemson2020A chromosome 7, iyMicDemo2.1a, whole genome shotgun sequence genome:
GGAGTTTGTTGCTGTCCATTAACGCACGGACTTTATCTGCTGCTGATTTGTCGTTATCGGGGAGGTGTCTCTTGACGCGTTTGATCTCTTGTTTAAGatctgtaataaaatttaattattttttcaaatactacatacttaatattaaaaaaaaaaaaaaaaaaaaactgtaccTCTATTTTCATCCATCAGTCTTTGAACTAAAACTTTGAGATTCTCTTTCTCATCAAGCTCCGATTCCAATAGAGCGTTTTTTTCAATTGCTGAGTTGAACTTGGCCTCTATGGCTTCTTCGGATGCTTGATTTattctgtaataaatttagtttgataaaaataaattaaaagtaagtaCTCTGACGACAAGCAGATAATCTACTGCTGCAACGTCACCAAACTGAACGCGAAAATTGGCATTCCATTAGTTGACGGAAAGTCGACTCTAATTTTTCCAGAAAGTTGACGATAGATTGCGGTAGTAGATTGTCGCCAAGTTTCTGGGAAAACTGGTAACGACTGTCATCAGCTACAAAGACTGAAGTTGTCGTCAACTTGATCGCAACTAATTGACCCCAACTTTCTGGTCGGAGTTTTGGTATCAGGGtagatagtaaatatttaccgATGGGCACGTTCTAAATCATCATTTTTCTGCTCCAACTCCCGGATATATTTAACAAGCTGATCATGTTGGCCCTCTAATTCCGAAGCCCGTGTTTGAAAAACTGAACAATCCACCGCCTGCTGATCCATTCGTGACCTCAACTGTTCGACTTCAGTGGCCAGTCGCGAGTTCCGCTGTCTTAACTCGCGATTTGTGTTCTCAGCTTGCTCCAGCGCTGTCTCCAGTTCTTTTTCCagcatttttgaattttcttcatACTCCGCTAGCTCTTGTTCCACATCTTCTTTCCTACCCTCACAAAAAATTCACATTAACTtccatacaaaatttttaaatcattcatGTCACATTTGTccgagatttttttaaataaaaaaaacttccaaGATCTCATGCACTAGAATATTTAACtaaacacaatttttttatattttcaactgTTCAGATTATTttcagagtttaaaaaaaaaac
This genomic interval carries:
- the LOC103574740 gene encoding nuclear distribution protein nudE-like 1; the protein is MEIEVPEFTSKDDEIQYWMDLAQQMFQRKEDVEQELAEYEENSKMLEKELETALEQAENTNRELRQRNSRLATEVEQLRSRMDQQAVDCSVFQTRASELEGQHDQLVKYIRELEQKNDDLERAHRINQASEEAIEAKFNSAIEKNALLESELDEKENLKVLVQRLMDENRDLKQEIKRVKRHLPDNDKSAADKVRALMDSNKLQVELETNSPVITPLSQQNIPPTHATPTPFKLGNGVGNVINNNNNNNNNNNNMNMPMAPSSRIQAMNLIGDLMRRVGAMENKLNTCRNASREDQAMRDLYRTTTIRRQVRSLASRNNNHI